One genomic window of Candidatus Kuenenia stuttgartiensis includes the following:
- a CDS encoding bifunctional DNA primase/polymerase encodes MDDKSTLDFAIYYTEEKNFSIIPLIGKIPDASVLPKEPNEKGEPKPTWRPYQKRKPTQDELQKWFGNGSKRNIGIVTGTISGIAVVDLDGREAIQLAKDLELPDTPVVKTARGYHLYYRYRPGIRNFQKRDDLPGIDVRGDGGYVVAPPSIHTSGVQYAWAKG; translated from the coding sequence ATGGATGATAAATCAACACTAGACTTTGCAATTTATTACACAGAAGAAAAGAATTTTTCAATCATACCCTTGATTGGCAAAATCCCTGATGCCAGCGTTTTGCCAAAAGAACCAAACGAAAAAGGCGAACCAAAACCAACATGGCGACCATATCAAAAGAGAAAGCCAACGCAGGATGAATTACAAAAATGGTTTGGCAATGGCAGTAAACGGAATATCGGCATTGTAACCGGCACTATTTCTGGCATTGCCGTTGTTGATTTGGACGGCAGGGAGGCTATACAGCTTGCAAAAGATTTAGAACTACCGGATACACCAGTTGTAAAGACGGCAAGGGGATATCATTTATATTACCGCTACCGTCCGGGTATTCGCAATTTTCAAAAGAGGGATGATCTGCCGGGGATTGACGTAAGGGGTGACGGTGGTTATGTTGTTGCGCCTCCTTCAATTCATACATCGGGGGTGCAATACGCATGGGCAAAGGGCTAG
- a CDS encoding primase C-terminal domain-containing protein, producing MGKGLDDIPMADFPEILLARHGNNNHKTPVKELYKGAAEGSRNDALARLAGSWVRDGLSLEDCLENARVWNTMNNPPLPEREVEQTVRSIFDKHKRSEAENKDSELVKKYGNPYYFKKHGKVESINEGYWAGYHCARHEEFYEPCEKKFYHYDPTAGLYSPVTPDRIKQEISEYILEHSKDVPGLEKCRSDKNLNAVTNQLRGIAEKTNPFDKTDRHYVHLKNTVLVFDGSGNMKPEPFSPNFYSRNQSPIPFDENARCPRFLNELIKPALKKCDIPLMQKYYGQCLLGHNITQRTLIKDGTAGGGKTTSTAIIQKIVGLENVTQLRTKHLDERFELFRFLGKTLLVGVDVPGNFLSEKGAYVLKGLVGGDLLTTEKKGGNDGFLLHGNFNIIITSNSRLQVRFDGDLAAWKRRLLIVRYELPPPKMKIPDFANILIREEGSGILNWALEGLRMLFDDIRQYGDICLGDSQNQIIDTLMAESDSLKHFLKDCVMLDAELDLSINEVVENYAEYCASQGWNPKPITIIHREVERLMLELFGVSKSHSLMRNGKSAKGFRGVKLKSLQFGTLGTHVFNPLRTGKNMQTEEKYISTKESEKGVPSVPKPINPSGENPDDEIPENLLEHIEI from the coding sequence ATGGGCAAAGGGCTAGACGACATTCCAATGGCTGATTTTCCGGAGATTCTCTTGGCACGGCATGGAAACAATAACCATAAAACGCCAGTCAAAGAACTCTATAAAGGCGCAGCAGAAGGCAGCCGTAATGATGCGCTGGCACGTCTTGCCGGGTCATGGGTCCGTGACGGATTATCGCTTGAAGATTGTCTTGAGAATGCCAGGGTATGGAACACAATGAACAATCCGCCATTACCTGAGCGAGAGGTAGAGCAAACCGTCAGGAGTATTTTTGACAAGCATAAAAGAAGCGAAGCAGAAAACAAAGATAGCGAACTCGTGAAAAAATATGGAAATCCTTATTATTTCAAAAAACATGGCAAGGTGGAAAGCATTAATGAGGGTTATTGGGCAGGTTATCATTGTGCCAGGCATGAGGAATTTTACGAGCCTTGCGAAAAGAAATTTTATCATTACGACCCTACAGCGGGATTATACAGTCCTGTCACGCCAGACCGTATAAAACAGGAAATCAGCGAATACATATTGGAACACTCAAAAGATGTGCCGGGACTAGAGAAATGTAGGTCGGACAAAAACCTTAATGCGGTTACTAATCAATTACGTGGCATTGCAGAAAAAACAAATCCATTCGACAAAACAGACAGGCATTATGTCCACCTTAAAAACACAGTCTTGGTTTTTGATGGCAGCGGCAATATGAAACCGGAGCCGTTTTCACCAAACTTTTATTCCAGAAACCAAAGTCCGATTCCTTTCGATGAAAACGCAAGGTGTCCGAGATTTCTTAACGAATTAATAAAACCTGCCTTGAAAAAGTGTGATATACCACTTATGCAAAAATACTACGGGCAGTGCCTGCTTGGGCATAATATAACGCAAAGAACCCTTATCAAAGATGGGACGGCTGGCGGTGGCAAAACAACAAGTACAGCTATAATTCAAAAAATTGTTGGGCTGGAAAATGTTACACAATTAAGGACAAAGCACTTGGACGAAAGATTCGAGCTATTCCGTTTTTTAGGCAAAACTTTATTGGTGGGCGTGGATGTGCCGGGAAATTTTCTTTCTGAAAAAGGGGCGTATGTCCTAAAAGGACTTGTCGGCGGCGATTTATTAACAACGGAGAAAAAGGGCGGCAATGACGGTTTTTTGCTACATGGCAATTTTAACATAATTATAACTTCAAACTCTCGTTTACAGGTTAGATTCGACGGAGACCTTGCAGCGTGGAAACGTAGGCTTTTAATAGTGAGATATGAATTACCACCGCCAAAAATGAAGATTCCCGATTTTGCAAACATCCTCATTCGCGAGGAAGGGAGCGGAATACTAAATTGGGCGTTGGAAGGGCTTAGAATGTTGTTCGATGATATTCGTCAATATGGCGATATATGCTTAGGCGACAGTCAAAATCAAATTATTGATACTCTCATGGCTGAATCTGACAGCCTAAAACATTTTTTGAAAGACTGCGTAATGTTAGATGCCGAATTAGACTTGTCTATCAATGAGGTTGTCGAAAATTATGCAGAATATTGCGCTTCGCAGGGATGGAATCCAAAACCTATTACAATAATTCACCGTGAGGTTGAAAGGTTAATGCTGGAACTTTTCGGGGTGTCAAAGTCTCACAGCCTTATGAGAAACGGCAAAAGCGCCAAAGGTTTTCGTGGTGTTAAATTGAAATCATTACAGTTTGGGACGCTTGGGACACATGTTTTCAATCCCTTACGCACGGGAAAAAACATGCAAACTGAAGAAAAATATATAAGTACTAAGGAGTCAGAAAAAGGCGTCCCAAGCGTCCCAAAACCAATAAACCCCTCCGGTGAAAATCCGGATGACGAAATCCCTGAAAATTTATTGGAGCATATCGAAATATGA
- a CDS encoding helix-turn-helix domain-containing protein yields the protein MSEETVKLLLSMDEACRVLSLKKSTLYQMVMRRQIPVCKIGRLNRFRMEDLQVFIKENMIHG from the coding sequence ATGAGTGAAGAAACTGTAAAACTTTTGTTAAGCATGGATGAAGCATGCCGGGTTTTAAGTTTGAAAAAAAGCACGTTGTATCAAATGGTGATGCGTAGACAAATCCCTGTGTGCAAAATAGGCAGGCTAAACCGGTTCCGCATGGAAGATTTACAGGTTTTTATTAAGGAGAATATGATTCATGGTTAA
- a CDS encoding DNA adenine methylase yields the protein MLRTAKSPVNRIGGKYQLTGWLSKYMPGHVCYVEPFAGAGHLLFSKRPSPVEVLNDIDGNLISFFRVIKDTEKRQKLIETLENMPYARSLWQDIRTRWKAGDLPGDAIERAAWWFYLNRVTYGGDMQTGGFAMPSITGRNPAQSYCNTIDSLEHVAGRLRGVTIECLSYDEVVRRYDSPDSFFYVDPPYLNAEGYYGDSFTENDHYRLSELLHGIKGKAMISHYQNSLYESLYADFNRHEYQSFKGSHKSAGEKKPVTVECLYMNFKPAVNRSLFDAME from the coding sequence TTGCTTAGAACTGCAAAATCGCCAGTCAATCGGATCGGCGGCAAATATCAATTAACCGGCTGGCTGTCTAAATATATGCCGGGACATGTTTGCTACGTTGAACCTTTTGCCGGTGCTGGCCATTTGCTTTTCAGCAAGCGACCTTCACCTGTAGAGGTCCTGAACGATATTGACGGCAATTTAATAAGCTTCTTTCGGGTGATAAAAGATACCGAAAAGAGACAAAAACTTATAGAAACGCTTGAGAACATGCCGTATGCAAGAAGTCTCTGGCAGGATATCCGGACCCGATGGAAAGCTGGCGATTTACCAGGGGATGCGATTGAACGGGCGGCATGGTGGTTTTACCTGAACCGTGTTACTTATGGCGGGGATATGCAGACAGGCGGCTTTGCAATGCCTTCAATAACAGGCAGAAATCCGGCACAAAGCTATTGCAATACCATTGACAGCCTTGAACACGTTGCCGGTAGGTTAAGGGGCGTTACCATAGAATGCTTGTCTTATGACGAAGTTGTCCGGCGTTATGATTCACCGGATAGTTTCTTCTACGTTGATCCGCCTTACCTGAATGCCGAAGGTTATTACGGCGACAGCTTCACGGAAAACGACCATTATAGGCTTTCAGAATTGCTCCATGGTATCAAGGGCAAGGCCATGATATCGCATTACCAGAACAGCTTATATGAAAGCCTGTATGCCGATTTTAACCGGCATGAATACCAGTCTTTCAAAGGCAGCCATAAGTCAGCCGGTGAAAAAAAGCCGGTTACTGTGGAATGCCTTTATATGAATTTCAAACCGGCTGTAAATAGGAGTTTGTTTGATGCGATGGAATGA
- a CDS encoding tyrosine-type recombinase/integrase, which yields MAVRWKKYHKECKGKRAEGDRCGKVVTKGIDCKGKRGSHCPSGVSNPCGAWAIDYRETDGRWVSKVFPGISRTEARERLEDIRSNIRRGMIGLPQTRKTPTLKEYAKKYLEFSKGDKENTLLSKKRAINVLAQYLGDYRLDKVTTFIIEKFRIERREKDKVKASVINQDIAILTHLYNTAIKEGVIDKTPCQNVKRLKTAQTKDRILSQPEIALLLEKLQGKDRLMVLVGLFTGLRLGGVLGLSWADIDLTNRIITSSHKTGKLVSIPISDYLAGELRKWKETNPGDKLFVEGRVTNRARINHSCHFSSLFKGLGIQNFTFHNLRHTFASLLQGELGIGAIVVQGMTGHSSLGMLQKYSHTGMNSKKVAINALTEHVLNTTPKTVFAIAQ from the coding sequence ATGGCGGTTAGGTGGAAAAAATACCACAAAGAATGCAAGGGCAAGCGGGCTGAGGGCGACAGGTGCGGCAAGGTCGTTACAAAGGGGATCGACTGCAAAGGAAAGCGGGGATCGCATTGTCCTTCAGGGGTATCAAATCCTTGTGGAGCATGGGCGATTGATTACCGGGAAACGGACGGCAGATGGGTATCAAAGGTCTTTCCCGGCATATCACGGACGGAAGCAAGGGAGCGGCTGGAAGATATCCGGAGCAATATCAGAAGGGGTATGATAGGGCTACCACAAACACGAAAGACACCTACCCTGAAAGAATACGCCAAAAAGTATTTAGAGTTTTCTAAGGGCGACAAAGAAAACACGTTGTTATCAAAGAAAAGGGCTATTAATGTATTGGCGCAGTATCTTGGGGATTACAGGCTGGACAAGGTGACTACCTTCATTATTGAGAAATTCAGGATTGAGCGTAGGGAAAAGGACAAGGTGAAAGCTTCGGTTATAAATCAGGATATTGCAATATTAACCCATTTGTACAATACGGCAATAAAAGAAGGGGTAATTGATAAAACTCCATGCCAGAACGTAAAGAGACTCAAAACAGCACAGACGAAAGACCGGATATTGTCGCAGCCTGAAATTGCTTTATTGCTTGAAAAACTGCAAGGCAAAGACCGTCTGATGGTATTGGTAGGTCTTTTTACCGGGTTACGTTTAGGCGGTGTTTTAGGGCTTTCATGGGCTGATATAGACTTGACCAATAGGATCATAACGTCCAGTCATAAGACCGGCAAGCTGGTGTCTATCCCAATATCTGATTACCTTGCAGGTGAATTACGGAAGTGGAAGGAAACTAATCCGGGCGACAAGCTATTCGTAGAAGGCAGGGTAACAAACCGGGCGAGAATTAATCATAGTTGTCACTTTAGCAGTTTGTTCAAAGGCTTAGGCATTCAAAACTTTACCTTCCATAACCTACGACATACCTTTGCAAGTCTCCTGCAAGGCGAATTAGGCATTGGCGCAATAGTAGTGCAAGGCATGACCGGACATTCAAGCTTAGGAATGCTCCAGAAATATTCTCATACCGGCATGAACTCAAAGAAGGTAGCTATCAACGCCTTGACCGAACATGTGCTAAATACAACACCAAAGACCGTATTTGCCATAGCACAATAA
- a CDS encoding homoserine dehydrogenase, with product MKRIHVGIIGMGTIGTGVAKILLEANSPLREKLDTVPVLMGIADCNPDAKNKIALPPAVTFTTDANTLLHDPNIHIIVELVGGATIAKEIVIKALENGKDVVTANKMLLALHGSELFRKARQHGKSISFEASVGGGIPIIAELRDGLIANKIECILGIVNGTTNYILTRMTKENVEYGATLKEAQTLGYAEKDPTMDVEGIDSAHKLAILARIGFGVDVNCENIYCEGISKVELSDIWYAHELGYTLKLLAIAKKRESGLELRVHPTLLPHEHPLSSVNGVFNAICIKGSAVGDSMIYGRGAGEMPTASAVVADIVDVALGRANITFNTMKIFSGQCERVSIADMKEIKTRYYLRFSVIDRPGVLAKISGILGNHEISIASVIQRQAKEKGHVPLILMTHIAEEGNLLNALSEIKQLDVVKDQTRFLRVEE from the coding sequence ATGAAAAGAATACACGTAGGTATTATCGGTATGGGCACTATTGGGACGGGAGTCGCAAAAATTCTTCTGGAAGCCAATTCTCCCCTCAGGGAAAAGCTAGACACTGTCCCTGTATTAATGGGTATAGCCGATTGTAATCCTGATGCTAAGAATAAAATAGCTTTGCCTCCTGCTGTGACATTTACCACTGACGCAAATACCTTATTACATGACCCAAATATCCACATCATCGTCGAACTTGTAGGCGGGGCGACCATTGCAAAGGAAATTGTCATCAAGGCGCTTGAAAACGGAAAGGATGTCGTTACTGCGAACAAGATGCTCCTTGCCCTCCATGGCTCTGAATTATTCAGGAAAGCCCGCCAGCACGGGAAAAGCATCTCTTTCGAAGCAAGCGTTGGAGGGGGCATTCCGATCATCGCAGAACTTAGAGACGGCCTTATCGCAAACAAGATTGAATGTATTTTGGGAATAGTTAACGGCACAACTAACTATATATTAACCCGGATGACCAAAGAAAACGTCGAATACGGCGCAACCCTTAAGGAAGCACAAACACTTGGTTATGCTGAAAAAGACCCAACGATGGACGTTGAAGGCATTGATTCGGCGCACAAGCTTGCAATCCTTGCCAGGATTGGCTTTGGAGTGGATGTTAATTGCGAAAATATTTATTGTGAGGGTATCAGTAAAGTCGAACTCTCTGATATATGGTACGCCCATGAATTGGGATATACCTTAAAACTTCTTGCAATAGCAAAAAAAAGAGAGAGCGGTCTTGAATTGCGGGTACATCCTACACTCCTGCCACACGAACACCCTCTTTCTTCGGTAAACGGGGTATTTAACGCCATCTGTATCAAAGGAAGCGCTGTCGGAGATTCAATGATATACGGAAGAGGCGCCGGAGAAATGCCCACGGCAAGCGCAGTAGTCGCTGATATTGTTGACGTGGCGCTCGGTAGGGCAAATATTACCTTCAATACAATGAAAATCTTTTCCGGGCAATGCGAACGTGTTTCCATCGCCGATATGAAAGAGATAAAAACACGATATTACTTACGGTTCTCCGTAATAGACAGACCCGGTGTACTGGCAAAAATTTCCGGGATACTGGGAAATCATGAAATAAGCATTGCCTCGGTAATTCAACGGCAGGCAAAAGAAAAGGGACATGTCCCCCTCATCCTGATGACCCATATTGCGGAAGAAGGCAATTTGCTGAATGCGCTTTCTGAAATCAAACAATTAGACGTCGTAAAAGACCAAACACGATTCCTGCGTGTTGAAGAATAG
- a CDS encoding cofactor-independent phosphoglycerate mutase produces the protein MKYCIIIPDGMADYPIEKLGGRTPLETARTPYLDLLSENGRIGTVQTIPRGFPPGSDVANLTIVGYNPSDYYTGRAPLEAASIGIQLEEEDCAFRCNFITANEDTLVDFCAGHIKTEEADILIKLLNERFGNDAIQFYTGKSYRHIMVYKGTQKINTTCFPPHDIMGKSIEEHLPKGKGSEIIIDIMERSRGLLYNHDINKVRIDLQENPANMIWLWGHGYRPKMPSFQERFNLKGAVITAVDLIKGISLYLGWDIINVPGATGYYDTDYSNKGKYAIEALENHDMVLVHIESPDEAGHEGNIKEKVTAIEQIDSKIIGPITDAGNSFQELRILVLPDHYTPIEKRTHTAEPVPFVVCGSGIQKDDGKPLTEANAAASKLHISKGHELIERLISGSF, from the coding sequence TTGAAATACTGCATTATCATTCCTGACGGCATGGCAGATTATCCAATAGAAAAACTGGGTGGAAGGACGCCCCTTGAGACCGCCCGTACGCCATATCTTGACCTCTTATCTGAAAACGGCCGGATAGGCACCGTTCAGACGATTCCGCGAGGATTCCCACCGGGAAGCGACGTTGCCAATCTTACGATAGTGGGATACAACCCAAGTGATTATTACACAGGCAGGGCCCCTCTGGAAGCGGCAAGTATTGGCATTCAACTGGAAGAAGAAGACTGCGCATTCCGGTGCAATTTCATTACTGCCAACGAAGACACCCTGGTAGATTTTTGTGCAGGACACATTAAAACGGAAGAGGCGGATATCCTTATAAAACTGCTCAATGAACGATTCGGGAATGATGCTATCCAATTTTATACAGGGAAAAGCTACCGCCACATTATGGTATATAAAGGTACGCAGAAGATAAACACCACATGTTTTCCCCCTCATGACATTATGGGAAAATCGATTGAAGAACATCTTCCAAAGGGGAAAGGAAGTGAAATCATCATTGATATCATGGAACGCTCGCGGGGACTACTATACAATCATGACATAAACAAGGTGCGTATTGACCTTCAGGAAAACCCTGCCAATATGATCTGGCTATGGGGTCACGGATATCGCCCCAAAATGCCTTCGTTCCAGGAACGATTCAACTTAAAAGGCGCTGTGATTACGGCAGTGGACCTGATCAAGGGTATTTCTCTCTATCTGGGATGGGACATTATAAACGTTCCCGGCGCTACAGGATACTACGACACTGATTACAGCAACAAGGGGAAATATGCCATCGAAGCACTGGAAAACCATGATATGGTACTGGTGCACATTGAATCGCCCGATGAAGCAGGACACGAAGGCAATATAAAAGAAAAGGTAACTGCTATTGAGCAAATTGACAGTAAGATTATAGGGCCAATTACAGATGCCGGGAACTCATTTCAGGAACTTCGTATTCTGGTGCTGCCGGATCATTACACACCAATTGAAAAAAGAACTCACACCGCGGAGCCCGTGCCCTTTGTAGTATGCGGCTCCGGCATTCAAAAAGATGATGGGAAGCCGCTTACGGAAGCAAATGCTGCGGCGTCAAAACTACATATCAGCAAGGGCCACGAGTTAATCGAACGCCTCATTTCAGGTTCTTTCTGA
- the gpmA gene encoding 2,3-diphosphoglycerate-dependent phosphoglycerate mutase — protein sequence MIKLVLIRHGESIWNYENIFTGWTDVDLSAHGITEAKQAGSILKKEGYVFDIAFTSVLKRAIKTLWYILDEMDLTWIPVQKTWRLNERHYGALQGLNKAEVAKKYGEEQVFLWRRSYDTPPPPLTLTDNRYPGNDVRYRSLSKEEIPFTESLRDTIFRFLPYWDDAIAPAIREKKRVIVVAHGNSLRALVKYLDDIPDDKIAELSIPTGIPLVYELDEGLKPTSKYYLRGD from the coding sequence ATGATAAAGCTGGTACTGATAAGACATGGCGAGAGTATATGGAATTACGAAAATATATTCACCGGGTGGACGGACGTTGATTTATCGGCTCATGGAATTACAGAGGCAAAACAGGCAGGGAGCATTTTAAAAAAAGAGGGATATGTTTTTGATATTGCCTTCACTTCTGTCCTTAAAAGAGCAATTAAAACCTTGTGGTATATTTTAGATGAAATGGATTTAACGTGGATACCCGTACAAAAAACATGGAGATTGAATGAAAGGCACTATGGTGCATTGCAAGGTTTAAACAAAGCAGAGGTGGCTAAAAAATACGGGGAAGAACAGGTCTTTCTCTGGAGAAGAAGTTATGATACGCCTCCGCCCCCTCTTACGTTAACAGACAACCGCTATCCCGGCAACGACGTCAGATACCGGAGTCTTAGTAAAGAAGAAATTCCTTTCACCGAGAGCCTGAGAGATACCATTTTTCGATTTTTGCCGTACTGGGATGATGCCATAGCGCCTGCAATACGTGAGAAAAAAAGGGTTATCGTTGTAGCTCACGGAAATAGTTTGAGGGCTTTGGTCAAGTATCTTGATGATATACCAGACGATAAAATCGCTGAGTTAAGCATCCCGACAGGCATACCCCTTGTATACGAACTTGACGAAGGGTTAAAACCGACCTCAAAATATTATCTTCGCGGAGATTGA
- a CDS encoding Uma2 family endonuclease, with the protein MNTALSIHRFNVKEYHRLIESNILHEDDRVELVEGRIIDMTPIGSRHAACVSRLNELFSEKLQKRAIVNIQNPLSLTEYSEPEPDITIIKRRPDFYAEQLPQPEDVLLIIEVADSSLAYDCETKIPLYAKANIKEVWLVNLIENIVQIYNEPTPEGYNIMMKRRYNQKISPENFPDITLTVSGILGLSI; encoded by the coding sequence ATGAATACAGCATTATCAATTCATCGTTTTAACGTTAAAGAATATCATCGGTTGATAGAAAGTAACATACTGCATGAAGATGACAGAGTGGAACTTGTTGAGGGGAGGATCATTGATATGACGCCCATTGGGAGTCGGCATGCTGCATGTGTTAGCCGGTTAAATGAACTCTTTAGCGAAAAATTACAGAAAAGGGCAATTGTTAATATTCAAAATCCTTTAAGCCTGACTGAATACTCTGAACCGGAACCAGATATAACAATAATAAAAAGACGTCCCGATTTTTATGCTGAACAACTCCCCCAACCGGAAGATGTTCTCTTAATTATAGAAGTTGCAGACAGCTCTTTAGCGTATGACTGTGAAACTAAAATCCCGTTGTATGCAAAGGCAAATATTAAAGAGGTATGGCTGGTGAATTTAATAGAAAATATTGTGCAGATATATAATGAACCAACCCCTGAAGGTTATAATATAATGATGAAACGGCGTTATAATCAAAAGATATCACCAGAAAATTTTCCTGATATTACCTTAACAGTATCCGGGATATTAGGATTATCTATTTAA
- a CDS encoding formate/nitrite transporter family protein encodes MKDANAQSPVKLIDIDAYTPYKIATTIYDVTIHKAALNRSKSFSLGVLAGIYLGFGAQFSTLVTSDSTLHYGITSLIEGIVYSLGFILAVIGGAEVFTGNCLGIIGFAGKKITLYELLTNWGVIYIGNLVGSLTMVWWMYETHQWEFFNHMVGAKALLIAHNKVNLSFNAAFTRGVLCNALICLAIWICFSGKSTADKIFSIIFPIGGFVASGFEQCVSNMYFIPMGIMLRKNHFVVDAAEKMAGRTLNLSQLTWKGFFINNLLPVTFGNIVGGVMLIGIMFWFIYLRPRTKKTHMGCPVDYNK; translated from the coding sequence GTGAAAGACGCTAACGCTCAATCCCCTGTCAAGCTAATAGATATAGATGCCTATACGCCATATAAAATCGCAACAACAATTTATGATGTAACGATACATAAGGCAGCGCTAAACCGTTCCAAATCCTTTTCTCTTGGCGTTTTGGCCGGGATTTATCTTGGTTTTGGCGCACAGTTTTCTACATTGGTAACAAGTGATTCAACCTTGCACTACGGAATTACCTCACTTATCGAAGGGATTGTATATTCTCTTGGATTTATACTGGCAGTTATTGGAGGCGCAGAAGTTTTTACCGGCAACTGTCTCGGTATTATTGGATTTGCAGGCAAAAAGATTACTTTATATGAACTGCTCACAAATTGGGGCGTCATATACATTGGTAATTTAGTGGGCAGTCTCACAATGGTGTGGTGGATGTATGAAACACATCAATGGGAATTTTTTAACCATATGGTTGGTGCGAAAGCCCTGCTTATAGCACATAATAAGGTTAATCTTTCTTTTAACGCAGCTTTTACCCGTGGAGTCCTTTGCAATGCGTTGATATGTCTTGCCATTTGGATATGCTTTAGTGGAAAGAGTACAGCGGACAAGATTTTTTCAATTATATTCCCTATCGGGGGTTTCGTTGCCAGTGGATTTGAACAGTGTGTATCAAACATGTATTTTATCCCGATGGGTATAATGTTGCGGAAAAATCACTTTGTTGTTGACGCTGCTGAAAAAATGGCAGGAAGGACGCTGAACCTGTCCCAGCTTACGTGGAAAGGTTTTTTTATCAATAATCTTTTGCCGGTTACTTTTGGGAATATCGTAGGAGGGGTTATGTTAATCGGTATCATGTTCTGGTTTATTTATCTTCGGCCGCGTACGAAAAAAACACACATGGGCTGTCCCGTTGATTACAATAAATGA